Genomic DNA from Salvia miltiorrhiza cultivar Shanhuang (shh) chromosome 1, IMPLAD_Smil_shh, whole genome shotgun sequence:
ATGCAACAAACTCCTACTCTTCGCACATATATCTACAGGTATGGATTCGTTTAGACTGACTATTTTTTTGAGAAgtgataacactcacttttccatggtttttaatgtttttatgaTGTAAATTTacaggaaattgagtgtttgatagttatgttgtgcttatattgctttatcttgtgaaatatgatacttgttCAAACTTTGacgaattttacagaaatacgAAGGCTGAATTTGGAAGCATAGTCTTCATGGAAGTTGTAGGTCATCTCAATAGGAGTTTGTGGGTGCAAACGAATTGCAAATCAGAGTTCAGACGAGAGAGATATGACCGAAATAACAAAGTCGCGCGCAGTTGCGGGGTGGCGGCGATCAACCGCCACCTCAAGAAGGATTTTTGGCCTGTGGGCGGCGAGCACTGGCCGGATTGCTGTACTCGCTGTTTTCTCCGAGTTTATGTGGATTTTTGggcttttattagtattttcgaGTTATGTATTGTGTTTATCTCATGTGCttatatataggtcattttcttgacctattagacatatctcttctccatcttttcatatttttcaggtTATAGATTTTAGAACTTTatagttttcatagattatattccctccgtcccgtcGAAGTTGAGGCGTTTCtattgggcacgagatttaaggaattactccctccgtcccactaaaagtggccacatttccattttggtttgtcccactaaaagtggtcactttcctaaaatggaaatatttagtatttaattaagtttaattaatcaatttaattaaatttctaattaaacttaaaccCTCATTAACttaacaaacacacacacacaaaacacacacattcatcttctctctctctactctcccccccccccacacagcCCCTCCCCTCGCccatctctcttcttctccggcgagaaGCGGACGACACCAACGCCGGCGTCGGTCGCCGCCCCCGACCTCCCTCTCCCtggcctctgctctctctccctcgccCGTCGGTCGCCGCCCCCGACCTCCCTCTCCCTGGCCTCTGCTCTCCCCCCTCGCCCCACCCCTGAACTCCCTGTCCCTCGCCTCTACTCCCTCCCTCTCGCCacccccatggccgccgccgcctagAACACACACACCGCCGCTCGTTTCCCCAAGCGCCGCCCTTCTCTcacaaaccctagatctacTTCGATTTCCGGCGACCATAGCAGCAGCTTCAATTTTGGGGGCTAGGGCTCCGGTTGGCGATTTTGGGGGTTAGGGCTCCGACGACGTTCCCTACAATCTCTGATTTGGGTGTCTGATTTTGGGGGCTAGGCCACTCCGTCCGTCCGTCCGGCTATGCCACGGCTCTGCTCCGGTAATTTCTGGATTTGAAGCAAATCATTTTTTAAACACATATGGGAGAATTTGAAGGTAATTTCTggatttgaagatttttggattATGCGATTGATGGGTTTGAAGAATTTTTGGAATGGAAGAATTTCTTGGAGAATTGGTTTTGAGTTTGAAGAATTTCTGGCTATGCGATTTGATGAATCTGGTTTGGGTGTTGGATTTGCGGTTTGATATAGGGGCATGGGGCCACCGTCGCCGGCGCGGCGCCGGCGATCGGCATCGCCGTCGTCGGAACAGATGCAGTGAGAATGTGACCAAACTTAATTAGTCATTTGATTTTGGTGGAccatattaattaaaacataataactcttttcttaatctccgtgccgaaaagaacgtgGCCGcttttagcgggacggagggagtagtatttagtgAAAAGTGaactaaaaaaatgaaatgtaagAGAGAATGAATGAAAAAGTAGATTTAATTTATTCCAAAAAGGGAAACGACTCAACTTcgttggaacggagggagtatttattttctgCAAGACTTCAAGATTCAAGTTGTTCATCCTGGATTCTTTTTGGGTTTTATCTATTTCGtttatttcaattgttttctttttaatcatgtcttctatttatttatttatttatgtatgacTAATTTCTTTATCTGGTTTTTGGGTTTGTatatagttgattgaatttgtgtatttgatttgttgatatcaatttgctcTCTAGCTTGTGATTCGTGATTCATGATGCTTGATTTCTTGTtaattacctgatcaataatttgcatgtctaACTGATCGATCAGTTTGAGACTTGAATATGATAATTGTtaagccgattcaggaatgcataaTATAATTTTGCCTTGAGGCTTGAatgtgatattttaaatatagaaagttattctttgtgtgctattaagagttaatttattctcttAAGACTTGAATGTAATAgggaatttattaatctactttcatagttgttcgttagagaagattATGAATAAAACTGTGAGCTTTCATCAGGATtgaattaaaattggtaatcgAATCAATAAGTTAAGTTAAATGCATATGTTTAATTAACGATAGTACATCCCCTAATGTCAGTGTTTTAATCAATCAAGGGCTATTCAAATTTAAGTTAGCAAGAACTAACGAATATATCAATCAATATATAACAAAGATTTAACAAAGGTGATATTTAGATACAAATTTGAAATTAAGTTTGGATAATATAAAATACTTTGATGAAGAACGACTTTGTTTGTAAAACGTTTTTCcttcaatttaataatttaataaatcaagCGTTCGAAACTTTGATATCAAGTTGGCAATTTTCATATTTTGCGACTATTTATACAGTGTTAAGATTTAAAAGATAACCATATCGCAATTCATTTGTCCTAAATTTAGATAATACTCGTTTGAAGTTTATATCAGAATAATTTGTCTTATAATATTCAAAAaccataaatatatatatatagggtgtggttctagagagaactacattatttgtgaaaacgtgagaaccatcaaatctaatgcattcactgttaaaattaatgcactcaaaaaaataataaaaaattgctcccttcaggattcgaactcaggatctgagttcatccaataagatgatgcatccaccgtagatcttgataatcgaatggctgaaaatggttctccgttctttttttatttatggttctttcttgaacctctccctatatatatatagggagaggttcaagaaagaaccataaataaaagaagaccggagaaccattttcagccattcgatcatcaagatctacggtgaatgcatcatcttgttggatgaatgcagatcctgggttcgaatcatgaagggagcatttttttttatttttttagtgcattaattttaacagcgaatgcattaatttttacagtggatgcattagatttgatggttctcccgttctcacaaataatgtagttctctctagaaccacaccctatatatatatatataaatttaatattcagtTGGTTTTACTTTTGTCGAATGTAGAAGGGAAAcaaattccttttttttttgttatattgtcaaaaaaaaaaaaaagaacttgaTATGACAAGCATAAGATTACTGACTTATTGTAGCGCCTAAGTACCATCAACAATGCTCAAATATGTCGTGAATGAAATATTAAAAGTTCAAATAGTACTAAAAAGATTATTATTCTCAGCAACCAAAAGAAGTACTCCATATACAATAAAGAAAAGTTAACTATAGACTTTAAGTGTGCAGAGTGCGAatatgcattattattattagggaaaTATGCATccttaattaaaagaaaaataaaaagtcgAATGAGAATGTCCGTACAGTGGCAGCATGTTTCGCCTCTCTTCCCGCTCTCCCCTTGATGCGATGCGTCCAACCATCTCACTCTTTCtcttcactctttctctctcttcctctttctcttTCCATGTAGACTTGGAAAAAACTCCCCGGAAAGCAGACAACCCTCCACACAACGATGAATGACAGATCCGATGAAGACGACAGAAGGCCCCCGCCTCGAAAAGCCGCAACAAAATCAGAAGAAGACAAAAAGTCAGCCCGAAAAGAGGATAAGAAAAATGCCCAGGCCCGAAAACAGAACGCCAAAACCAAAGACAAATCCGAAGAAGAATGCCGAAAGGCTCCCAGCGGGAAACACGCAGCAAAAGCCCACGTCAAATTCGAGGAACCCAACGAAGACCGCTTAGCAGAGGACAACAACAGAGCCCGAAAGGAAGACGATAAGGCCCCAAACCACAACGCCAAAACCAAGACCGCAGAAGAGCAGAACCACAGATGCGCCGGGGAGCGGAACGAGGAGGACATGCTGGCGGGGGTGTCCACCTCGCCGCCGCGCCGGAAAACGCAGTCCTACAGCCACCAGCTGAGGACGAACACGGTGCCGCACAACGCCAACAAGCGGCAGCACCAGCTCCGGAAGCACAGCCTCGACGAGAATCGCATGCTCAACCACCACCAGGGCAGCAAGAACAGCGGCTACTACAACGGCACACCGGACTCCTCCGACGAGGACGACTTCTATCCCTACTCCACTATCACCGACCACCATGTTGACCACCAGAGGATTGAGGCGGACGGCGGGGGCGGCGGTGATGACCCTCACCAGCCATTGATGGAGTTTATGGGCAATGGCGGCGGTATCGGGATATTCAAGGCGCCAAGTAGGGCGCCCGTCAACCCCAACCGCCCACCCTGCATTGAGCTCCGCCCTCATCCCTTAAGAGAAACTCAGGTATAAAGCCACCTTAGTACACTTTTCACACGTTGCATTAATGTCATGCCTAAGAATTGATTGATTATGTGCAGGTGGGGAAGTTCATAAGGACAATTACAAGCACAGAGACACAGCTATGGGCAGGGCAAGAATCCGGAGTGAGAGTGTGGAACTACGCGGATGCATACAAGCCCGGGATAGGGACGGGTGGGAGGGCGAGGAGGGGGGACGAGGATGCTGCTCCCTTCTACGAATCAGCCAGCACGCCCCCAACCATATGCCTCATTGTTGATCAAGGGAGCAAGCTGGTCTGGAGTGGCCACAAAGATGGTAAAATCAGATCATGGAAGATGGACCTCAATTTCTCAGACGAGAATGGTTTTAGAGAATGTTTTTGGTGGCAGGCACATCGAGGCCCCATTCTTTCCATGGAGATTTCTTCATATGGTACATCCTCTTTCTCTATGGCCACCACCCCTCAACCAAGATTTTTAAGCAAACTATTTCCGTGTGTGTAGGTGATATATGGACAGGATCTGAAGGCGGAACTATAAGGGTCTGGCCATGGGAGGCTGTGGAGAAAtcgctctctctctcgcccgaGGAGAAACACATGGCAACTCTCTTGGTGGAGCGCTCGTGCATCGACCTCAAAAGCCATGTTACGGTTAATGGCGCCTGCAGTATTTCTTCTTCAGATGTCAAAGCTTTGGTGTCTGATCATGTCCACGCCAAAGTGTGGGCAGTTGGCTCACTATCCTTCTCCCTATGGTAGTATTCCACTTTCTTCgacatataatataattaattatatctgCAGTCCTGTTTCTGAGCACGCCTCGTGGGAAGCAGGGATGCTCGCACGAGGGAGCTCGTCAAAGTGTTCACCGTGGACGGCCAGACGGAGAATCGGCCGGATGAGAAATCGTCGTGCCAGGAGCAGCAGCCGGTGGAGGATGAGGCGAACGTGAAGCTGGTGTCCAAGTCGAAGAAGGAGAAGTCCAACTTCCTGCAGCGGTCGCGCAATGCCATCATGGGGGCTGCGGATGCTGTGCGGAGGGCGGCAAAGGGAGGCGGGACGTCCGAGGATGGCAAGAGGACGGAGGCCATAGTGCTGGCCTCGGACGGGATGATCTGGACGGGCTCTTCTAACGGCACGTTGATCCAGTGGGACGGAAACGGCAACCGCGTGCAGGAATACACTCACCACCCTTGTGGCATCCTGTGCTTCTGCTGCTATGGCGCGCGGATATGGATCGGATACGTGAGCGGGATGGTCCAGATCATCGACCTAGAAGGGAACTTGATAGCCGGTTGGGTCACGCATAACGGCCCGGTTATAAAGCTGGTCGTTGGGAATGGCTGCGTCTACAGCTTGGCCACCCACGGAGGTATCCGTGGATGGCACGTCTCCTCGCCCTCGCCTGTGGATGACATACTGCGCACGCAGCTGTCCGACAGGGAGATCAGATACACGAGGCTCGAGAACCTGAGGATCTTGGTCGGGACGTGGAATGTTGGGCAGGGGAGAGCCTCCCACGCCGCACTCATGTCGTGGCTGGGCTCTGCTGTGGCAGACGTCGGCATTGTTGTTGTGGGACTGCAGGAAGTGGAGATGGGAGCCGGTTTTCTTGCAATGTCAGCTGCTAAAGAAACTGTAAAGAAACAAGTTATACATAAAAACACATATTACTTTGAGCTACTAGTGTTTGTGTATTCTTCTGATAGCAGTCATCCATTTTAGGTAGGGCTAGAAGGAAGTGCTATTGGGCAGTGGTGGCAAGACCACATCGGCAAGGCGTTGGACGAAGACA
This window encodes:
- the LOC130995649 gene encoding type I inositol polyphosphate 5-phosphatase 13-like isoform X2; this encodes MNDRSDEDDRRPPPRKAATKSEEDKKSARKEDKKNAQARKQNAKTKDKSEEECRKAPSGKHAAKAHVKFEEPNEDRLAEDNNRARKEDDKAPNHNAKTKTAEEQNHRCAGERNEEDMLAGVSTSPPRRKTQSYSHQLRTNTVPHNANKRQHQLRKHSLDENRMLNHHQGSKNSGYYNGTPDSSDEDDFYPYSTITDHHVDHQRIEADGGGGGDDPHQPLMEFMGNGGGIGIFKAPSRAPVNPNRPPCIELRPHPLRETQVGKFIRTITSTETQLWAGQESGVRVWNYADAYKPGIGTGGRARRGDEDAAPFYESASTPPTICLIVDQGSKLVWSGHKDGKIRSWKMDLNFSDENGFRECFWWQAHRGPILSMEISSYGDIWTGSEGGTIRVWPWEAVEKSLSLSPEEKHMATLLVERSCIDLKSHVTVNGACSISSSDVKALVSDHVHAKVWAVGSLSFSLWDARTRELVKVFTVDGQTENRPDEKSSCQEQQPVEDEANVKLVSKSKKEKSNFLQRSRNAIMGAADAVRRAAKGGGTSEDGKRTEAIVLASDGMIWTGSSNGTLIQWDGNGNRVQEYTHHPCGILCFCCYGARIWIGYVSGMVQIIDLEGNLIAGWVTHNGPVIKLVVGNGCVYSLATHGGIRGWHVSSPSPVDDILRTQLSDREIRYTRLENLRILVGTWNVGQGRASHAALMSWLGSAVADVGIVVVGLQEVEMGAGFLAMSAAKETVGLEGSAIGQWWQDHIGKALDEDNTFERVGSRQLAGLMIAIWVRKSLRSHAGDLDVSAVACGLGRAIGNKGGVGLRLRVYDRIMCFVNCHLAAHLEAVNKRNSDFDHIFRNMTFARSSNLLNNSAAGVSSAAQMPRSANDKSPDDGKPDLAEADMIIFFGDFNYRLFGISYDEARDFVSQRSFDWLREKDQLRAEMKAGKVFQGMREALVRFPPTYKFERGKPGLGGYDSGEKKRIPAWCDRVLYRDNRSNPSDECSLECPVVASIFQYEARMDVTESDHKPVRCKLNVDIAHVDRSVRRQEFGKILESNESIKPHLEALRFVPETSLNTNKILLNNQDTISFNITNMSKEHSAFYQILCQGQATVNENEVASEYRPRGWLGFPRWLEVTPAAGMIGPEQVADVSVHHEEFHTSEEFVDGIPQSWWSEDTRDKEVVLLVNIRGSCTSQPRTHRVHVRHIFSGSPPSTTAAPAAAQPSMEPKRNTSKKHGTGSHRGGQH
- the LOC130995649 gene encoding type I inositol polyphosphate 5-phosphatase 13-like isoform X1 yields the protein MNDRSDEDDRRPPPRKAATKSEEDKKSARKEDKKNAQARKQNAKTKDKSEEECRKAPSGKHAAKAHVKFEEPNEDRLAEDNNRARKEDDKAPNHNAKTKTAEEQNHRCAGERNEEDMLAGVSTSPPRRKTQSYSHQLRTNTVPHNANKRQHQLRKHSLDENRMLNHHQGSKNSGYYNGTPDSSDEDDFYPYSTITDHHVDHQRIEADGGGGGDDPHQPLMEFMGNGGGIGIFKAPSRAPVNPNRPPCIELRPHPLRETQVGKFIRTITSTETQLWAGQESGVRVWNYADAYKPGIGTGGRARRGDEDAAPFYESASTPPTICLIVDQGSKLVWSGHKDGKIRSWKMDLNFSDENGFRECFWWQAHRGPILSMEISSYGDIWTGSEGGTIRVWPWEAVEKSLSLSPEEKHMATLLVERSCIDLKSHVTVNGACSISSSDVKALVSDHVHAKVWAVGSLSFSLWDARTRELVKVFTVDGQTENRPDEKSSCQEQQPVEDEANVKLVSKSKKEKSNFLQRSRNAIMGAADAVRRAAKGGGTSEDGKRTEAIVLASDGMIWTGSSNGTLIQWDGNGNRVQEYTHHPCGILCFCCYGARIWIGYVSGMVQIIDLEGNLIAGWVTHNGPVIKLVVGNGCVYSLATHGGIRGWHVSSPSPVDDILRTQLSDREIRYTRLENLRILVGTWNVGQGRASHAALMSWLGSAVADVGIVVVGLQEVEMGAGFLAMSAAKETVKKQVGLEGSAIGQWWQDHIGKALDEDNTFERVGSRQLAGLMIAIWVRKSLRSHAGDLDVSAVACGLGRAIGNKGGVGLRLRVYDRIMCFVNCHLAAHLEAVNKRNSDFDHIFRNMTFARSSNLLNNSAAGVSSAAQMPRSANDKSPDDGKPDLAEADMIIFFGDFNYRLFGISYDEARDFVSQRSFDWLREKDQLRAEMKAGKVFQGMREALVRFPPTYKFERGKPGLGGYDSGEKKRIPAWCDRVLYRDNRSNPSDECSLECPVVASIFQYEARMDVTESDHKPVRCKLNVDIAHVDRSVRRQEFGKILESNESIKPHLEALRFVPETSLNTNKILLNNQDTISFNITNMSKEHSAFYQILCQGQATVNENEVASEYRPRGWLGFPRWLEVTPAAGMIGPEQVADVSVHHEEFHTSEEFVDGIPQSWWSEDTRDKEVVLLVNIRGSCTSQPRTHRVHVRHIFSGSPPSTTAAPAAAQPSMEPKRNTSKKHGTGSHRGGQH